TGAGCGAGTCAGCTGCAAGGACCACAGCCAAGCACATCAGGGAGATTGGATACACTTCTCTACAAGGTAGAAAGCtgtcatcatcattttcatcCTCATGTACAATTTTACCAAAAAAGTTCTTGCAttcaaaataaagtgaaatttcTATCTTTCTCTTTCAGGTCTACCAAGTATTTTGTTGTTCATCATTGCACCATATCTGGAACCATTTGATATGTATCAACTTTatgatgtcatgacaacaagaGGTAACTCCCCTTCatcatctacatacatacatacatacatacatacatacatacatacatacatacatacatacatacatacatacatacatacatacatacatacatacatacatacatacatacatacatacatacatacatacatacatacatacatacatacatacatacatacatacatacatacatacatacatacatacatacatacatacatacatacatacatacatacatacatacatacatacatacatacatacatacatacaagacaTAAAAATTAAAAGACCAAAAACAGAGATAGAAAACAGATTATGCAACACTTGCAATATGATAGAAGATGAAATGTCACTTCATCCCAAGATGCAACAACTATAACATTGAGAGTCAACAAATGTATACCCGACTTATAAGTGCAATCAGTGATCTAGGCAATTTCAAAGAACTagacaataaaacaaaatgtataacTCTTTTTAACTCTGATCAAAGTCACATACTTAtggcactgacaactttcataaaatcagCACTGATCAATAGGAACGACATTCTACAGAATTAAAagatatacattacatttatctaacctaaagtttacactttcgTGTTTAAAACCttactttattatttttgtctACTTTTATTactctagtttatatatttactagtttgttttagcaccaaaaacTTATTGCaaaaaatccaatgaagaaatgtagttttcttaattctattctattctattcctatTATCATttctacatatacatacttCAGTTATATCTGATGGCAAGTTGTTTCATAGTAACCAAATTCTCACTGCATTTGTAGTCTTCTGTGAaactgtactagctgcaactggaattttattttctttaaactGTTTTGTAAGATATGATGACTTGCTCGTAATAGTGTACACTTTGGACACCATTGAATTACATGTGagtaaatacattattttaagTAGCTGTACAAATGAATccaaattaatttttgggtccacccccaaaaatcagcaccccaatgtgatcacaatttcaacccgTTACTGTACTTCTGGATACAATCGACTCCTAAATAACATGTGcctttattaatattttaacaattttcagtgaatatggtATTGGTTTTctgatctaaaaaaaaatgttacttcagttacagctagtgcagcttgaAGCTACacataaattgatttttaaaattagctataatatttattattttgtaaagaGTATATTATGTTTCAATCTATCTTGCTATAAAAAGTTGAATCGCTATCAATGATAATTATACTATTAGAGTACAGAGCTGATATTTCAGATAAACTGTATTCCATATCTATCACTTGATAACTATAGGTGTAGATACTGAAGACTATTGGAAGCATAGAACTATGCAACGATGGCCCAAGAAACACAGCTACAATAGTCAATGGTTTCATAAAGGTTTGCAGTATGTGGACCTTGCAGTGGATGATACAGAGTACTGGAGAAAGAAGTACCTACAGGGTCACGTCATTGACACTCTCAGAGCTCTGGTCTACTCTAAGACAAATATAGGTAATGTACTGTAGAAATTTATATCAAACtccattttatattttgacaatCATGATGTTTATAATTACcttttaagggtggtaagcagttCAAATCTATACGAGTTCCCCTGTCtctttaccagggttccccaccaaattATGATACGGTAACAGTGTTTTAAAAACTGTATGCATTTTACCGTATATCCCCTTTCTGTCGTGCTATGTTCCCAAACTTTAATAAAAACAGTGTACTTCAACCCTTGCCAACAGAAATCATTCtcaatatcaaactttatatataataaatcaTAAGATAGTCATTCCTTTGTTGTCTATCAACAGATCCAGAATTCTTGCTAAGGAAACTTTTCGCTTCTCCATTCTCTGTGGAAATGAATGGAAGAAACATCAAACTGTTGACAATTTCAGATGAGAGCCTCATACGAAACCAGATTCCACAAGAACTTGACTATTTACTAATCCGAGATggaaaattatttcaatatttcaatgagtTTACAGAAATtcagaatattttgaaaattcacaTCAAACGGTTGACTATATTTCACTGTGTTAGTAACACTGATAGTCTGCTAAAAGTCATTCAAAATCTCATTCAATATGGAAGTCTTGAAGCCATTGAGCTAATTGACTCCAATTTGGATGGCGATAACGTGATGAAGTTGATTCAGCTGTGCCAATATAAACAACTTGAGAAAAGATGCAGTTGCCAAGGAAACAGAGAAGATGATGCTGATCTCTATGATGTGGCTTTGGTGGGAGCGATGAATAGTGATAAAggttgttgtcatgacaacggGCCAGCATCATTAGATGACATCGTATTAGAGCAGTCACGAGGAGTAACATCCTTGTTATTGGAGAATATGAGAATATCGGATTATGTTGCCCGTAGCCTTGGTAACCAACTGAAAAACTGGAAAAATCTGAAAAAGTTTAGTTTGAGATCTTGTAGTAAGTATCCATCTATatggttgggtttttttttcatcaacatGAAAATCAGTCGTAATCAGTCATTTCAGAAACAAAGACTAAAAATAAGAAAATGGAGGCAATAGATAAAGTGGGTCATTTCTTTATACTAAAGACATGATTCACAGTATTGTAGTAGACaccataaatttgaaaataaatcactTTTATCCGCTTTTGTGATCATGTAGTTTTAATTCCTTCTTCCAAAACTACGATATTAAGTCTGCATTCTAAATTAAAGTGAAGCTCTTCTGCAAATATGATAGTTGGGACAGCAGAACCAAGATAAATTAATTGTGATTTTGATCAACTTAGTGTAGAAACTTGTTACAAGTTCGTTTGAACAGATCGTGCTAAGTTTAATATGGTGATTCCATTTTTTGAGGGGTATATCTTGCAAGTTGTCTAGATCCTATACCCGGCAGCATCTCTCTACGATCACTATGATTGTAGTGATTGTAACATGTattagtctagtccctatatcGTATCATTACGGTttacactcacagtatagtcaaaatCATTACTCTCGTAGTCCTTAGATGCATTAGATGCAATTTAGAATTCATCCACCGCCACCCACACAGTTAATCACAACATTCTAACCAATAATACATTCCCTCGTAAAGTacgtgtttattggggcagatATGGTATGTTTGACAGCTCAGGATGCttcttatacactgtttacatcactatagcagttggggtttactgattggatgaacagctttttgtgctgattgagagactttgactagacgtggtttagttagagacaatgttggcatccagactaaacatgtaaagtgtcaaatcacatgtttctattttttttactagTTTTTAGCGACAATAACTGCAGTACAGCTATATTACAAGGTTTGATTGATTCTTGTTATCTTGGTGGCTTGAAACACCTTGAAATCTCTGACTTGGCCTTCCTCCCCAAAGATCACGTAGTATCACTTCTCAAATCTTTGATAAGGTATGTAAAGTGCATTTTTATAAATGAAGATGAAATTTATGGCATCAGAGTGGCTGAGGCCCGGGGTCACGGTTGCTAGTTTGTGGTGTAGTGCTTCATTCTTGAGACAAAACCAAGACAGAATAGTACTTTGTATCTTGCTGGCTCACTTCCATCCACCCCCACctcaaccccaaccccaacccagCCACCATTAATACAATCCTAATCCCCACCCCATCTCATCTGCACATTGTTGGTTCAATatccccccccaccacacacacacacacacacacacacacacacacacacacacacacacacacacacacacacacacacacacacacacacacacacacacacacacactcatctGCACATTGGTCATTGAACACCCCTTCCACTATCATATACAGTTGCTGGTCAAATCCATGTCATCCCAACCCACTAAGTATATAAAGTATTGAACCAGAAGAGAGAAATAAAAAGCTACACACCGATACATCATTCTGTATTGAATACACTAAATGTAATAGATTTGTAcattcatttttatatatttgaacacattattttaacaatataGATGATTTGATGTACAGTTAAGagtaataatacaatatatttctcaCAGGTGTAAAAATTGTTGTCTGcaaattttgattttggaaTACATTGGTTGGACATCGTACTCATCTACGGCTTTCCCTGGATTCTTTTCAAGACAGAGTTTCTCAGATGGTGAGTGACGTTTATATTGCTAGAAGTTGCTAGACAATCTGAAAATGTTCATACAATGGAGCTGACAAATGCAGAGGCaatctttttattttgtgtgacagACGGGTTTTGAAGGGAGCCCTCTAGTGTCAAAACTTGAATATAATATGAAGAGTGCCATCTCATAGCAGCAGAATACTTGATGAGTCACGTAATTGTCTAAGTAATCAAATGCAACAGAAACATTAATAACTTTCCTTACTGGTTctgttttttatcaaatatgacaGCCAATAGTGTGATGCAATGTACTTGGGTATAAAATATCAGTCACAAAATTTCCGTTGTCATATGTCTGGTCATTTGACTATCATGTGTTTGATACACTTTCATCAAAACAAACCACTCATTTGTCAAGAGAGTGCTGTCTTTCTATTCTTAAGAGAAAgtgaaaacatatatttttgcTGTATCATTTTCTGATAAGTGAAAATGACCAGATCTCTTAGTTCACGATAACAAAGGAAATCAAaacgtttttgtttttgtttgtttttttaaacaactGTCCAGCAACAAACACTGTAGTACAACCAAATATTGTTGAAATTAACTTTTGATTCGgaagaaagaaaacattaaGTCATCAGCAATGAGatgaaaatacaatttccatATAAATAGAACACTGAGTGGGAGTACCAGTGAATGTGAAAGAAAGTGATTTCGATGTGGGCATGTTTTGATATGACTCAAGTGTTTGTAAGAGTTACACCTAGGTCAATACACTTTTAGTGTTACCATGGTACCAGGAAAGGTAAATTTGTATATTACATGGTGTATTTGAATCAACATTTCATTGTGATTGTTGGTAAtgttgagggggggggggggggggggggggggttggaggTGGTGGGAGGGTGATGATGAGAGATGGTATTTTTTGAGTGGTGTATGTGGGATTGTtaacggtggtggtggtgatagggGTGgcaataattatgtatttttttgttttgttttgtagcagTTGTTCTTTCAAAACACTTGTACAACAAATACAGCTTGAAGTTCagtg
The Glandiceps talaboti chromosome 6, keGlaTala1.1, whole genome shotgun sequence genome window above contains:
- the LOC144436943 gene encoding leucine-rich repeat-containing protein 41-like; the protein is MNGRNIKLLTISDESLIRNQIPQELDYLLIRDGKLFQYFNEFTEIQNILKIHIKRLTIFHCVSNTDSLLKVIQNLIQYGSLEAIELIDSNLDGDNVMKLIQLCQYKQLEKRCSCQGNREDDADLYDVALVGAMNSDKGCCHDNGPASLDDIVLEQSRGVTSLLLENMRISDYVARSLGNQLKNWKNLKKFSLRSCIFSDNNCSTAILQGLIDSCYLGGLKHLEISDLAFLPKDHVVSLLKSLIRCKNCCLQILILEYIGWTSYSSTAFPGFFSRQSFSDVPRQFELTQYINLSGINFQCSSDVWCLCYLIHCDTALRYLTLGDCHLLPIHLNQIFQTVRESRLETLDVSGNRYDEDENDALSELLRNGGLRRLNLNACHIHGILSTKLIKALQANTKLKMLWIAENRLGDEGLAMLAGIFEKPDSRSALEVLDISRNCISKEGFLRFATLLQPSKESIKLQEIVVYGNWLKEDKENIKTVEKTLGEIIPTVRISTMYQATRDSFKAEHVSQM